A stretch of Schistocerca americana isolate TAMUIC-IGC-003095 chromosome 3, iqSchAmer2.1, whole genome shotgun sequence DNA encodes these proteins:
- the LOC124606068 gene encoding lipase member H-like, with product MGSIRGWLRAGDYNVIVIDWSVHAGNWNYAQAKAAVAGVGEVVATFIDWLASLGASTNNMQLVGHSLGAHVCGVAGNRVTAGRLNRITGLDPAALFFDSEPTSNRLDASDASFVQVIHTNGGYLGWYDPMGTADFYPNGGKWQPGCDFDVTGACSHGRSTEFFAESITSGTGFKAYQCGSWNDYNAGNCASNPTALMGETVSTSASGRYFLATASSSPYALG from the exons GCTGGTTACGAGCTGGAGATTACAATGTGATTGTCATAGACTGGTCAGTCCATGCAGGAAACTGGAATTACGCTCAGGCAAAAGCTGCTGTAGCAGGAGTTGGAGAAGTAGTGGCAACTTTCATCGACTGGCTTGCTTCTCTTGGAGCCAGCACCAATAACATGCAGCTTGTAGGACATAGCCTAGGTGCACACGTCTGTGGTGTTGCAGGCAATCGTGTTACTGCAGGAAGACTAAACAGAATAACAG GCTTGGACCCAGCAGCACTATTCTTTGATTCAGAGCCCACCTCAAACCGTCTTGATGCAAGTGATGCTAGCTTTGTACAGGTGATACATACCAATGGTGGATATCTGGGGTGGTATGATCCTATGGGAACAGCTGATTTCTATCCAAATGGTGGAAAATGGCAGCCTGGTTGTGACTTTGATGTTACAG GTGCGTGTAGCCATGGTCGGTCAACTGAATTCTTTGCTGAGTCCATAACATCAGGAACAGGATTTAAGGCATACCAGTGTGGCAGCTGGAACGACTACAACGCTGGAAACTGTGCTAGCAACCCAACAGCTCTCATGGGAGAGACTGTCTCAACCAG cgcaTCTGGAAGGTACTTTTTGGCAACTGCAAGCTCTTCACCTTATGCTCTTGGCTAG